Within Chloroflexota bacterium, the genomic segment GGCGCAAACGCTCGTCGCTTTCGATTTTATCGGCAATTTTTTCGTAGCCGTACTTCACCGTGGTGTGGTCGCGGCCGCCCAGCAGTTCACCGATTTGCGGCAGGGAAAGCTTCGCGTCTTCCCGCAGCAGATACATCGCCACCTGGCGGGGCAGCGCTACTTTGTGGGCGCGGCTTTTGCTGCGCAGGCGCTCTACACTGACACCAAAAGCCTCGGCTACGGCCTGCAAAATGCGCTCGGGGGCAATTTCCTGACGGCGAGGCAGCATGTCGGCCAGGGCGGCTTCCACCAGTTGGGGCGTCAGCGGCATCCCCCGCAACTCGGCATAAGCCAGCACCCGCGTGAGCGCACCTTCCAGCTCACGGATGTTGGTGTGCATGTAGCGGGCAATGGTTTCCAAAATCTCCATCGGCACGGTCTTACCCGCCTCTTCAGCCTTGAAACGCAAAATCGCCACACGGGTTTCGAAATCGGGCGGCTGAATATCGGCGGTCAGCCCCCATTCAAAGCGAGAACGCAGCCGCTCTTCCAGCGTCACCAGCGCCTTCGGAGGACGGTCGGAGGTCAGCACAACCTGCTTGTTCTGGCCGTGCAGGGTGTTGAAAGTGTGGAAAAACTCTTCCTGCGTGGATTCTTTACCGGCAATGAACTGAATATCGTCAATGAGGAGCACATCTACCTTGCGGTATTTGTCGCGGAAAGCCTCGGTGTCGTGGATGCGAATGGCATTGATAAGGTCGTTGGTGAACTCTTCCGAGGAAACGTAGCGCACCACCAGCCCCTGGGCGAGGCAGGCGTTGCCGATGGCGTGGAGGAGGTGAGTTTTGCCCAAACCGACGCCGCCGTAGAGGAAGAGAGGGTTGTAAGCATTGGCAGGATTCTCAGCCACGGCCATGCTGGCTGCATGGGCCAGGCGGTTGTTGGAACCCACCACGAAGTTCTCGAACGTGTAGCGCGGGTTGATGGCCGCCGCGCTGTGGGAAGGCGGCAGCGCAGCCGTGCGGGCGCGCGAGCGCGGCTGCGGCCCCTGAGCATGGCCGTTGGGGTTCAAGGCCACGGCTTCTTCCCCCGACCGTCTCGTCAAAGATTCCTCCGTCCACACCACGAAATCCACATCCACAGGCTTGGCAAGCAGCCCGGCCAACTTGCGGCGCACCGTGCTGCGCAAACGGCTTTCCAGCCAATCGCGAGCATAAGCGTTATGAACGCCGACCACCAGTTTGCCATCGTGCAAATCAACTGGCCGGGTGTCGCGCACCCAGGTATCAAAAGCGGCTTTGGGCATCTCCATCTGGAGCTGGCCCAACACGGTTTGCCAGACTTGAACGGCTTGCTTTTCCACGCTGTCCTCCTCGTATGCTCCAGCATCCCACGCCCCCTGGTGGGGCATCGGCGAAGGTGAGGCTGCAAAGTTTGTTGACCCTGCTTTTCATGCATCCGGCGGCTGAACGCCCCCTGTGCGAGAGTTATTCTACATGGAGAAAGCCGCGGGAGCAATGGGAAGAAACCTACGAAACTTTAAAAACATCCGCTTTTTTAAGGAACTGTTCTTTAAATCTTGCCCTGTGCAGTCAGCCCCCCCTCACGACAAGTCGAAAAAATGTGCGCCTTTCTATGGGCGCGCCTTCGCGCCACACCCCCATATCTGGGAAGGACTATCCGAAAATTGGGCTTTCACCCAGGTTTTGGGAGGTTTAGGGGAATTCCCCCGCGCGCGTGTGCCTCGCGACTTTTGCCCTAAGGTTGCGCGCGGCCGCGCGTGTGCTTAGCCAGGAACCCCCTCAGACCACGGCCCACAGCGGCCATACCAGCACAGCCCACCTCAAAACGGGCGCAAGCCGCGCTATCGCCGCCATCCCAAGAAAGCCAGCACCACCGCCAGGCACGCCAACGCCCCTTCCACAAGACGCCAGCCCCAAGGCGAAGGCGTCGGCGCAGAGGGCGCCGCCGATGGCACAGGAAACGGCGTGGGGGTGGGGGTGGGGGTGGGGGTGGGGGTGGCTGTGACCGGTTCGAGCGCGTTCTCTTCCACGTGGGCAGGAGCC encodes:
- the dnaA gene encoding chromosomal replication initiator protein DnaA, coding for MPHQGAWDAGAYEEDSVEKQAVQVWQTVLGQLQMEMPKAAFDTWVRDTRPVDLHDGKLVVGVHNAYARDWLESRLRSTVRRKLAGLLAKPVDVDFVVWTEESLTRRSGEEAVALNPNGHAQGPQPRSRARTAALPPSHSAAAINPRYTFENFVVGSNNRLAHAASMAVAENPANAYNPLFLYGGVGLGKTHLLHAIGNACLAQGLVVRYVSSEEFTNDLINAIRIHDTEAFRDKYRKVDVLLIDDIQFIAGKESTQEEFFHTFNTLHGQNKQVVLTSDRPPKALVTLEERLRSRFEWGLTADIQPPDFETRVAILRFKAEEAGKTVPMEILETIARYMHTNIRELEGALTRVLAYAELRGMPLTPQLVEAALADMLPRRQEIAPERILQAVAEAFGVSVERLRSKSRAHKVALPRQVAMYLLREDAKLSLPQIGELLGGRDHTTVKYGYEKIADKIESDERLRRDVLLLREKLYRRSTPLRA